In one Achromobacter spanius genomic region, the following are encoded:
- a CDS encoding acyltransferase, with product MSIHPTAIVDAGARVGAGTRIWHWVHVSAGAVIGAGCSLGQNVYVGNQVRIGDRVKIQNNVSVYDNVTLEDDVFCGPSMVFTNVYNPRAAIERKNEYRDTLVRQGATLGANCTIVCGVTVGRHAFVGAGAVVNKSIPDFALVVGVPARQIGWMSRYGEQLDLPLSGNAQAICPATGERYVLNNGVCELA from the coding sequence ATGAGCATCCACCCCACCGCTATCGTCGACGCGGGCGCCCGCGTCGGGGCCGGAACGCGAATCTGGCATTGGGTCCATGTCAGCGCCGGCGCCGTGATCGGCGCCGGTTGCTCGCTGGGCCAGAATGTCTACGTCGGCAATCAGGTCCGTATCGGTGACCGCGTCAAGATTCAGAACAACGTGTCGGTCTATGACAACGTCACCCTGGAGGACGATGTCTTCTGCGGGCCGAGCATGGTGTTCACCAATGTCTACAACCCCCGCGCGGCCATCGAACGCAAGAACGAATACCGCGATACGCTGGTCCGCCAGGGGGCGACGCTGGGCGCCAATTGCACCATCGTGTGCGGTGTGACGGTTGGTCGCCACGCCTTCGTGGGCGCCGGCGCGGTGGTGAACAAATCGATTCCGGATTTCGCTCTGGTGGTTGGCGTGCCCGCCCGCCAGATCGGCTGGATGAGCCGTTACGGCGAACAATTGGACCTGCCCCTCAGCGGAAACGCCCAGGCCATCTGTCCCGCGACCGGTGAGCGGTACGTGTTGAACAACGGCGTTTGCGAACTAGCGTGA
- a CDS encoding DegT/DnrJ/EryC1/StrS family aminotransferase has translation MQFIDLKKQYQVLRDPINTRIQQVLDHGQYIMGPEVKELEAALQAYTGAKHCVTVASGTEALLMSLMALGIGAGDEVITTSFTFVATAEVIVLLGATPIFVDVEPDTCNIKVADIEARISSRTKAIIPVSLYGQCGDMDEVNAIAARHGIAVIEDAAQSFGATYKGRKSGNLSTIGCTSFFPSKPLGCYGDGGAIFTNDDALAQACREIRVHGQSARYYHTRVGVGGRMDTLQCAVVLAKLERFGWEVEQRIRIGARYQALFADVPNVRTVTVRPDRDSVWAQFTIMVQDRDGIIAALKAADIPTAIHYPRPIHTQPAYSRYADGSTPVSEMLASQVLSLPMHPDLDAETQNHIVQTVMQAAR, from the coding sequence ATGCAATTCATCGATCTCAAGAAGCAATATCAAGTCCTGCGTGATCCCATCAACACCCGCATCCAGCAGGTGCTGGACCACGGTCAGTACATCATGGGTCCGGAGGTCAAGGAGCTTGAGGCCGCGTTGCAGGCCTATACGGGTGCCAAACACTGCGTCACCGTCGCCTCCGGCACGGAAGCCCTGCTGATGTCGCTGATGGCGCTGGGCATCGGGGCAGGCGATGAGGTGATCACCACTTCGTTCACCTTCGTCGCCACGGCCGAAGTCATCGTGCTGCTGGGCGCCACCCCCATTTTTGTCGACGTCGAACCCGACACTTGCAATATCAAGGTCGCCGATATCGAAGCCAGGATCAGCTCGCGCACCAAGGCGATCATCCCGGTGTCCCTTTATGGGCAATGCGGTGACATGGACGAAGTCAACGCCATCGCGGCCCGGCACGGCATTGCCGTAATCGAGGACGCCGCCCAGAGCTTCGGCGCCACGTACAAGGGCAGGAAAAGCGGCAACCTGTCGACGATTGGCTGCACCAGCTTCTTTCCCAGCAAGCCGCTAGGCTGCTATGGCGACGGCGGCGCGATTTTCACCAATGACGACGCGCTGGCGCAGGCATGCCGGGAGATTCGCGTCCACGGGCAATCAGCCCGCTACTACCATACCCGGGTCGGGGTGGGCGGCCGCATGGATACCCTGCAGTGCGCTGTCGTGCTCGCCAAGCTGGAGCGCTTTGGCTGGGAAGTGGAACAACGGATCCGGATCGGCGCGCGCTATCAGGCCCTGTTCGCTGATGTGCCCAACGTGCGGACCGTCACCGTCCGGCCCGACCGCGACAGCGTCTGGGCCCAGTTCACGATCATGGTGCAGGATCGCGATGGCATCATTGCCGCGCTGAAGGCGGCGGACATCCCTACCGCCATCCACTATCCGCGTCCGATCCACACACAGCCGGCTTACAGCCGGTACGCGGATGGGTCCACCCCGGTCTCTGAAATGCTGGCGAGCCAAGTGCTCAGCCTGCCCATGCATCCCGACCTGGACGCGGAGACGCAGAACCATATCGTCCAAACGGTCATGCAGGCCGCTCGCTGA
- a CDS encoding glycosyltransferase family 4 protein: MNILLINHYAGSPRHGMEFRPYYLAREWIAQGHRVTIVASSVSHIRQRSPEFNGPTHAETLDGVDYLWLRTRPYRGNGAARLLNMLQFTGLLYRHAKALAAERPDVVIASSTYPYDIWPARHIARRAGAKLVYELHDVWPLTPQMLGGFSKWHPMIFSMQCAENYAYAHADKAVSLLPGTEAHMRDHGLRGDKFVYIPNGIDPGAAPTPVPDAIRTQIAQFREKFETLCIYAGGHAVSNALDPFIEAAGRPSAQNIGLVLVGNGAEKDRLQRKARQLGLANVQFLDPIPKTAVPSLLALGDMAYIGWRDSPLYAQGMSPNKLFDYMMAGLPVVHSTSSPYDIVQDAGCGISVPAEDVDGIANALGRLAGMTADQRRQLGENGRGFVQSHHAYPTLAARFLQALGPAPRQQKEV; the protein is encoded by the coding sequence ATGAATATTCTCCTGATCAATCACTATGCCGGGTCGCCGCGCCATGGCATGGAATTCCGGCCCTACTACCTGGCTCGGGAATGGATCGCGCAAGGTCACCGTGTCACGATCGTGGCAAGCAGCGTGTCCCATATCAGACAGCGTAGCCCGGAGTTCAACGGTCCAACGCATGCCGAGACCCTCGACGGCGTGGACTATCTCTGGCTGCGCACACGTCCCTATCGGGGCAATGGCGCGGCTCGCTTGCTGAACATGCTGCAGTTCACCGGCTTGCTCTACCGACACGCCAAGGCCTTGGCGGCCGAGCGGCCGGACGTCGTGATCGCCTCTTCGACCTATCCCTACGACATCTGGCCCGCTCGCCATATCGCCCGGCGTGCCGGCGCCAAGCTCGTGTACGAATTGCACGATGTCTGGCCGCTGACCCCGCAGATGCTCGGCGGCTTCTCGAAATGGCATCCAATGATTTTCTCGATGCAATGCGCCGAGAACTACGCCTACGCCCATGCAGATAAAGCGGTCTCGTTACTGCCGGGCACCGAAGCCCATATGCGCGACCATGGCTTGCGCGGCGACAAGTTCGTCTACATCCCCAATGGCATTGACCCAGGCGCTGCTCCCACGCCAGTACCCGATGCAATCCGCACGCAAATTGCACAGTTCCGCGAGAAATTTGAAACTCTTTGCATCTACGCGGGCGGACATGCGGTCTCAAACGCGCTGGATCCCTTTATTGAAGCGGCCGGCCGCCCTAGTGCGCAAAATATAGGACTGGTACTAGTGGGAAATGGGGCCGAAAAGGATAGACTGCAACGCAAAGCGCGCCAGCTGGGATTGGCCAATGTGCAATTCCTGGATCCCATCCCCAAGACGGCAGTGCCGTCCCTGCTGGCCCTGGGAGACATGGCGTACATTGGCTGGCGTGACAGTCCGCTGTACGCCCAGGGGATGAGTCCCAACAAGTTGTTCGATTACATGATGGCGGGATTGCCGGTGGTCCACTCCACCAGCTCACCTTACGATATCGTGCAGGACGCAGGCTGCGGTATCAGTGTCCCGGCCGAAGACGTGGACGGAATCGCCAACGCGCTTGGCAGGCTCGCAGGCATGACTGCGGATCAACGACGCCAGCTGGGCGAAAATGGCCGTGGCTTCGTCCAATCGCACCACGCCTACCCAACCCTGGCTGCCAGATTCTTGCAAGCGCTGGGGCCCGCGCCGCGTCAGCAGAAAGAGGTCTGA
- a CDS encoding DegT/DnrJ/EryC1/StrS family aminotransferase has product MNPFIPFALPDIGDEEIEAVTKAMQSGWLTTGPNAREFEIEFARYLGGDVEAVAVNSATAGLHLALEAIGVGEGHEVITPSHTFTATAEVARYLGAEPVLVDIDPETLCISPAAIERAITPKTRAIIPVHYGGLSCDMDSILAIARKHNLRVIEDAAHALPTTWQGDKIGTLASDLTVYSFYATKTLATGEGGMVITRDPALAKRCRVMRLHGIDRDAFDRYTSNQPSWYYEIVAPGFKYNLPDTAAAMGRVQLRRLHEMQARRANIADAYNTAFADLPLTLPPRPGNADMPHAATDLHAWHLYVVRLHDQNPAHRDQFIAKMAEIGIGCSVHYVPLHLQPYWRDRYDLTPEMYPQSQAAFNSMVSLPIYSKMTDADVARVIESVKALLF; this is encoded by the coding sequence ATGAATCCATTTATCCCTTTCGCCCTGCCCGATATCGGGGACGAAGAAATCGAAGCCGTCACCAAAGCCATGCAATCCGGCTGGTTGACCACCGGCCCGAACGCGCGTGAATTCGAAATCGAATTCGCGCGCTATCTCGGTGGCGACGTGGAAGCAGTGGCCGTCAACTCCGCAACAGCGGGCCTGCATCTCGCTCTGGAAGCCATCGGTGTCGGCGAAGGGCATGAAGTCATCACGCCGTCACATACCTTCACCGCGACGGCCGAGGTCGCGCGCTATCTGGGCGCCGAGCCCGTGTTGGTCGATATCGACCCCGAAACGTTGTGCATTTCGCCCGCGGCCATCGAGCGCGCGATCACGCCCAAAACCCGGGCGATCATTCCGGTCCACTACGGCGGCCTGTCCTGTGACATGGACAGCATCCTGGCAATCGCGCGCAAGCATAATCTTCGCGTCATCGAAGACGCCGCGCATGCTCTGCCCACCACTTGGCAAGGCGACAAGATCGGCACGCTGGCCAGTGACCTGACCGTCTACAGTTTCTACGCCACCAAAACGCTGGCCACTGGCGAAGGTGGCATGGTGATCACGCGCGACCCGGCACTGGCCAAGCGCTGTCGCGTCATGCGCTTGCACGGTATCGACCGCGACGCCTTTGATCGCTACACGTCCAACCAGCCCAGTTGGTACTACGAAATCGTTGCGCCCGGCTTCAAGTACAACTTGCCGGACACCGCCGCGGCCATGGGACGGGTGCAACTGCGCAGGCTGCACGAGATGCAGGCCCGGCGCGCGAATATCGCCGACGCCTACAACACGGCGTTCGCTGATTTGCCGCTGACATTGCCCCCGCGTCCGGGCAATGCGGACATGCCGCATGCCGCTACCGACCTGCATGCCTGGCACCTGTATGTCGTGCGCCTGCACGACCAGAATCCAGCCCATCGCGACCAGTTCATCGCCAAGATGGCCGAAATAGGCATTGGCTGCAGCGTCCACTACGTGCCGTTGCACCTGCAACCCTACTGGCGCGACCGCTACGACCTGACCCCCGAGATGTACCCGCAATCGCAAGCGGCGTTCAACTCCATGGTCAGCCTGCCGATCTACTCGAAGATGACCGACGCCGATGTGGCGCGCGTTATTGAATCGGTGAAAGCCCTATTGTTCTAG
- a CDS encoding sugar transferase: MLKRLFDICCSALGLLVLLPFLAVLAIAIKLDSPGPVFFRQERVGRRGVPFQIHKLRSMQVRQSGIDRQITVGADDRITRVGKLIRQWKLDELVQLIDVLRGDMSLVGPRPEVPRYVAMYPVETRDEILSVRPGITDLASIHFRNESKILAQSTDPERAYLEVILPEKLKLQQQYVRTRSFTGDLGILLKTAAAIFH, translated from the coding sequence ATGCTAAAGCGTCTTTTCGATATCTGCTGTTCGGCGTTGGGCCTGCTGGTGCTGCTGCCCTTCCTGGCCGTGCTCGCCATCGCGATCAAGCTGGACAGCCCCGGCCCGGTCTTCTTCCGGCAGGAACGCGTGGGACGCCGTGGTGTTCCGTTCCAGATCCACAAGCTGCGCAGCATGCAGGTACGGCAATCCGGCATCGACCGCCAGATCACCGTTGGCGCCGACGACCGCATCACCCGCGTAGGGAAGCTGATCCGCCAATGGAAACTCGATGAACTGGTGCAACTGATCGACGTACTCAGAGGCGACATGAGCCTGGTCGGGCCCCGGCCGGAAGTCCCGCGCTATGTCGCGATGTATCCAGTCGAGACGCGCGATGAGATCCTGTCGGTCAGGCCAGGCATCACTGACTTGGCCTCGATCCACTTCCGCAACGAAAGCAAAATCCTCGCCCAGTCGACAGATCCCGAGCGTGCCTACCTGGAAGTCATCCTGCCGGAAAAACTCAAACTGCAACAGCAATACGTGCGAACCCGCAGCTTCACGGGTGATCTTGGAATTCTCCTCAAGACCGCTGCCGCAATCTTCCATTGA
- a CDS encoding glycosyltransferase produces the protein MKIALLGPAHSIHTIRWANGLANRGVDTHVLSLTSQDDAYNPRVSLHRLPWGPPQGYLLAAPALRRTLREIGPDLLNTHYATGYGTLARLAGFTPSLLSAWGSDIYAFPYKSGLHRRVLRGNLDRATAVAVTGQAMARQVRQFTDRPVHITPFGIDTECFSPAPTPRPDNAGPIVIGTVKGLETTYGIDILLQAFAQLLSTLEADASAAASRLLLKIYGSGSQAQALQAMATELGIADRTQFLGHIAHSDVPAALRDLDVYVALSRMDSFGVAILEACACSIPVLVSDADGPAEIVVDGVTGYVVPRLDAGAAATRLRQLVADPALRRQLGEAGRAHVQMHYSWQASLDSMLGAYQNTLRQYRNTDAGTP, from the coding sequence ATGAAAATCGCGCTCCTGGGACCCGCGCACAGCATCCACACGATTCGGTGGGCCAATGGCCTGGCGAACCGAGGCGTGGACACGCACGTTCTGTCGCTCACCAGCCAGGATGACGCCTACAATCCGCGCGTGTCGTTGCACCGTCTGCCCTGGGGTCCGCCGCAGGGCTATCTGCTGGCGGCTCCTGCGTTGCGTCGCACGCTGCGCGAGATTGGCCCCGATCTGCTGAATACCCACTATGCCACGGGCTACGGCACCCTTGCTCGGCTGGCCGGTTTCACGCCCTCGCTGCTGTCCGCCTGGGGTAGCGATATCTACGCCTTTCCGTACAAGAGCGGCCTGCATCGCCGTGTCTTGCGCGGCAATCTGGACCGGGCCACCGCGGTAGCGGTCACCGGGCAGGCAATGGCCCGGCAGGTGCGTCAATTCACCGACCGGCCCGTGCATATCACCCCGTTCGGAATCGATACCGAGTGCTTTTCGCCAGCGCCGACGCCCCGGCCCGACAACGCCGGCCCCATCGTCATCGGCACGGTGAAGGGCCTGGAAACCACGTACGGCATCGATATCCTGCTGCAAGCGTTCGCTCAACTCCTCTCCACCCTCGAAGCCGATGCCTCTGCGGCCGCTAGCCGGCTGCTCCTCAAGATTTACGGTTCTGGCTCCCAGGCGCAGGCACTGCAGGCCATGGCCACCGAACTCGGCATCGCCGATCGCACCCAATTCCTCGGTCATATCGCCCACAGTGACGTCCCAGCCGCCCTGCGGGATCTGGACGTCTACGTGGCGTTGAGCCGGATGGACAGCTTTGGCGTGGCGATTCTCGAAGCATGCGCCTGTAGCATCCCGGTGCTGGTCTCGGATGCCGATGGCCCCGCCGAGATCGTGGTCGACGGCGTGACGGGCTATGTCGTACCCCGGCTGGATGCCGGCGCCGCCGCGACGCGGCTCCGGCAACTGGTGGCGGATCCGGCGCTGCGCCGGCAGTTAGGCGAGGCCGGCCGCGCACATGTCCAAATGCACTATTCTTGGCAGGCCAGTCTCGACAGCATGCTCGGCGCCTATCAAAACACGTTGCGGCAATACCGCAATACCGACGCAGGCACGCCATGA
- a CDS encoding lipid II flippase family protein: MTFLPYLVIASYASIHLLEYLSYYARVAGRVAGKPVTGYAIQNATTTVTRFFYLALLPLLGFMVDRQVPISLYIKMCLGALICASLLSLAARSMRYAWIRLLANFVLRRAGQPLLSAAQIRAQLDVPSNLKLRKIVVLAAAVFLCYSLGVLLSYFFALVFHDYRSTISQLSGIINGAATVLLTFILEPRVARIVDDHATADVYHAVQAMLTGRLIAIGLIAPVLFLGISYGFA; this comes from the coding sequence ATGACCTTCCTTCCCTATCTGGTCATTGCTAGCTACGCCAGCATCCACTTGCTGGAATATCTCAGTTATTACGCCCGCGTGGCGGGTCGCGTCGCCGGCAAACCCGTGACCGGCTATGCCATCCAGAACGCCACCACCACCGTTACCCGCTTCTTTTATCTAGCACTCCTACCCCTGCTGGGATTCATGGTGGACCGGCAGGTGCCTATATCGCTGTACATCAAGATGTGCCTAGGCGCGCTGATCTGCGCCTCCCTGCTGTCCTTGGCGGCGCGTTCCATGCGTTATGCATGGATTCGCCTACTTGCCAATTTCGTGCTACGCCGCGCTGGCCAGCCCCTCCTGAGCGCCGCGCAGATCCGCGCGCAACTGGACGTTCCATCCAATCTGAAACTGCGCAAGATCGTTGTGCTGGCCGCTGCGGTGTTCCTCTGCTACAGCCTGGGCGTACTGCTTTCGTACTTCTTCGCACTGGTTTTCCACGATTACCGGAGCACCATTTCACAACTATCCGGCATCATCAATGGCGCCGCCACGGTGCTGCTGACCTTCATCCTGGAGCCGAGGGTGGCGCGCATTGTCGACGACCATGCCACCGCCGATGTCTACCACGCCGTCCAGGCGATGCTGACGGGCCGGCTGATCGCAATCGGGCTGATCGCCCCGGTGCTTTTCCTCGGAATCAGCTATGGCTTCGCCTGA
- a CDS encoding polysaccharide biosynthesis protein, translating into MVLPYAFRRIFVNLPRPAKQLLSVAVDAAILLAAFHLALWLRFELFFLTPQYLLLSVVACGGGIVAMAALGVYYYILRYMSERVILSIVGGVLVSVMVVTAANTFLHISSGLSRGVLVIYASLALAGLLATRYAARRALFPNDARVTAEREPVLIYGAGGAGSQLAVTLRAGPHYYPVAMLDDNPKKHRLMVAGLRVHAPSQLERLVTKHNARQLLIAMPSASRPRIRSIVEMAEPYHLRIRLVPSMKELIEPSNGVRLRDVQVEDLLGRDPVAPIGQLLGRCVTDRIVMVTGAGGSIGSELCRQIVALQPRKLILFEVSEAALYNIEQDISRLVKKEECEIIATLGSVRDREYCLDLMRRHSVETIYHAAAYKHVPIVETNISEGLRTNTFGTLMLTQAAIAAGVKDFVLISTDKAVRPTNVMGASKRMAELVLQAQAQIQDATRFSMVRFGNVLGSSGSVVPLFRKQILAGGPITLTHPDITRYFMTIPEAAQLVLQAGAMGGSGTVMVLDMGAPVRIQELAERMIRLYGLTVKSPEQPDGDIEIRITGLRPGEKLYEELLIGDNVQETPHPRIMKATESCFSHTELMTQLTALDAALTACDHARILQLLRQIVSEYSPAQH; encoded by the coding sequence ATGGTGCTTCCCTACGCGTTCAGGCGGATTTTCGTGAATCTGCCGCGGCCCGCGAAACAATTGCTGTCCGTGGCAGTTGACGCCGCCATCCTGTTGGCCGCGTTCCACCTGGCATTGTGGTTGCGCTTCGAATTGTTCTTCCTCACGCCACAATATCTGCTGCTGTCGGTCGTTGCCTGTGGCGGGGGCATAGTGGCAATGGCGGCGCTGGGCGTCTACTACTACATCCTGCGCTACATGAGCGAGCGCGTGATTCTGTCGATAGTCGGCGGCGTACTTGTATCGGTGATGGTCGTCACGGCGGCCAATACCTTCTTGCACATTTCCTCGGGCCTGTCGCGCGGTGTACTCGTCATATACGCCTCGCTAGCACTGGCTGGCTTGCTGGCCACCCGCTATGCCGCGCGCCGAGCGCTTTTCCCGAATGACGCCCGCGTCACCGCGGAACGTGAGCCCGTGCTGATCTACGGCGCGGGTGGCGCGGGGTCGCAACTCGCGGTCACATTGCGGGCGGGACCACATTACTATCCAGTCGCAATGCTGGACGACAATCCCAAAAAGCACCGGCTGATGGTGGCAGGTCTTCGGGTACACGCACCGTCGCAGTTGGAACGCCTCGTCACCAAACATAACGCAAGGCAGTTGCTGATCGCGATGCCGTCGGCCTCGCGGCCGCGGATCCGCTCCATTGTGGAGATGGCCGAACCCTACCATCTACGCATCCGCCTCGTCCCCAGCATGAAGGAACTGATCGAACCATCCAACGGCGTACGTCTGCGCGACGTCCAGGTGGAGGATCTACTCGGCCGCGACCCCGTGGCGCCCATCGGACAATTGCTGGGGCGATGCGTCACTGACCGTATCGTTATGGTCACGGGAGCTGGCGGCTCCATAGGTTCGGAACTGTGCCGCCAGATTGTGGCGCTGCAGCCACGTAAACTGATTCTTTTCGAAGTTTCTGAAGCGGCGCTATATAACATCGAGCAGGATATTTCTCGCCTGGTCAAAAAAGAGGAATGCGAAATAATCGCAACGCTGGGCTCAGTACGTGACAGGGAATACTGCCTGGACTTAATGCGGCGCCATTCGGTGGAAACCATCTACCATGCTGCCGCATACAAACATGTTCCGATCGTCGAAACTAATATCTCCGAAGGATTGCGCACCAACACTTTCGGCACATTGATGCTTACCCAGGCTGCGATTGCAGCAGGAGTAAAGGATTTCGTGCTGATTTCCACCGACAAGGCCGTACGACCGACCAATGTCATGGGTGCCTCCAAACGCATGGCAGAACTGGTCCTGCAGGCCCAGGCGCAGATTCAGGACGCCACGCGCTTTTCGATGGTCCGGTTCGGCAATGTGCTGGGCAGCTCGGGCAGCGTGGTGCCCCTATTCCGCAAGCAGATCCTAGCCGGCGGGCCCATCACTCTGACCCATCCCGACATCACCCGCTATTTCATGACGATTCCTGAGGCGGCCCAATTGGTGCTGCAAGCGGGCGCCATGGGGGGATCAGGCACGGTGATGGTGTTGGATATGGGCGCTCCTGTACGCATCCAGGAACTGGCCGAGCGGATGATCCGTCTCTATGGCCTCACGGTAAAGAGTCCAGAACAACCCGACGGGGACATCGAAATCCGCATTACCGGTCTGCGCCCTGGCGAGAAGCTCTACGAAGAGCTACTTATCGGCGACAACGTTCAGGAAACGCCACATCCCCGCATCATGAAGGCAACCGAGTCGTGTTTTTCCCATACCGAGCTCATGACGCAACTGACCGCCCTGGACGCCGCGTTGACGGCGTGCGACCACGCTCGGATTCTTCAGCTTTTGCGCCAAATCGTCAGCGAATATTCGCCGGCGCAACACTGA